A window from Streptomyces sp. NBC_00271 encodes these proteins:
- a CDS encoding TetR/AcrR family transcriptional regulator: MKPVPQATSLRRAPVQRRSAERLTRILDACADLLDEVGYDALSTRAVAQRAGVPIGSVYRFFGNKRAMADALAQRNLERYTERVTERLRATGAQGWRAAMDAVLDEYLAMKRTAPGFSLVDFGNQIPVGVRDAEPNTRVADRLTDLLSDFLDRTPDEDLRRTFLVAVEAADSLVHLAFRIAPEGDERIIAETRELLRAYLARVLD, translated from the coding sequence ATGAAGCCTGTGCCTCAAGCGACCTCGCTGCGCCGCGCGCCCGTTCAGCGGCGCAGCGCCGAACGACTGACCAGGATCCTCGACGCCTGTGCCGACCTCCTCGACGAGGTCGGCTACGACGCCCTGAGCACCCGGGCCGTGGCCCAGCGCGCGGGCGTCCCCATCGGCTCCGTCTACCGCTTCTTCGGCAACAAGCGCGCCATGGCCGACGCACTCGCCCAGCGCAACCTCGAGCGCTACACCGAACGCGTCACCGAACGCCTCCGGGCGACAGGAGCACAGGGCTGGCGCGCCGCCATGGACGCTGTACTCGACGAGTACCTCGCCATGAAGCGCACCGCCCCCGGCTTCTCCCTCGTCGACTTCGGCAACCAGATACCCGTCGGCGTCCGCGACGCCGAGCCCAACACCCGCGTCGCCGACCGCCTCACCGACCTCCTCTCCGACTTCCTCGACCGCACCCCCGACGAAGACCTCCGGCGCACCTTCCTGGTCGCTGTGGAGGCCGCCGACAGCCTGGTCCACCTGGCCTTCCGCATCGCCCCGGAGGGGGACGAGCGGATCATCGCGGAGACGCGGGAGCTGCTGCGCGCGTATCTGGCCAGGGTTCTGGACTGA
- a CDS encoding nuclear transport factor 2 family protein: MSWKRGLLAALAVCALLGASAGCGTGAAHERRDAVSPSLVGKILDDTDKEGRHYREVDKKSAPEVAIEVQPASDDGWDVRLTVHRFRFSPAAAKAEAVAGRGVALLSLDGRNLATLRTAEYHLAGGLVPRGTHHVTARLYADDRTAWAVHGKPVESTADITASGTAASTRPSTPVSPPPSSPSAPASTPTSTVSGNGVAGRTDTGGSPDPGGKAS; the protein is encoded by the coding sequence ATGTCGTGGAAGCGTGGACTGCTCGCCGCGCTCGCGGTCTGCGCCCTGCTCGGCGCATCGGCGGGCTGCGGCACCGGCGCCGCACACGAGCGGAGGGACGCGGTGTCGCCCTCACTCGTGGGCAAAATCCTGGACGATACGGACAAAGAAGGACGGCACTACCGTGAGGTCGACAAGAAGAGCGCACCCGAGGTCGCCATCGAGGTTCAACCGGCCTCCGACGACGGCTGGGACGTCCGCCTGACCGTCCACCGCTTCCGCTTCTCGCCCGCCGCCGCCAAGGCGGAGGCCGTGGCCGGCCGCGGCGTCGCGCTGCTGTCCCTGGACGGCCGGAACCTCGCCACCCTGCGCACCGCCGAGTACCACCTCGCCGGCGGCCTGGTCCCACGCGGCACCCACCACGTCACCGCGCGCCTGTACGCCGACGACCGCACGGCGTGGGCCGTTCACGGCAAGCCCGTCGAGAGCACGGCGGACATCACCGCCTCCGGGACCGCCGCCTCGACCCGGCCGTCGACACCCGTCTCGCCGCCCCCGTCGAGCCCGTCGGCCCCCGCGTCGACACCGACATCGACGGTGAGCGGGAACGGCGTCGCGGGCCGTACCGACACGGGAGGTTCACCGGATCCCGGCGGAAAGGCATCATGA
- the hmgA gene encoding homogentisate 1,2-dioxygenase, whose translation MSGDARKTAEGLTYLTGFGNEHSSEALPGALPHGRNAPQRAPLGLYAEQLSGTAFTEPRAHNRRSWLYRIRPSAAHPAFSRTDNGALRSAPFTETEPDPNRLRWNPLPEPPRGTDFLAGLWTLGGNGDATQRTGMAVHLYHADSSMDRVFSDADGELLIVPERGGLLLRTEFGLLHVEPGGVALIPRGVRFRVELLDAASDGGQSPTARGYVCENYGAPFQLPDLGPIGANGLANARDFLAPVAAYEDVEGPVEVVNKFCGNLWTATYDHSPLDVVAWHGNHVPYVYDLRRFNVIGTISYDHPDPSIFTVLTSPSDTPGLAGVDFVVFAPRWLVGEDTFRPPYFHRNVMSEYMGLIEGAYDAKAEGFVPGGGSLHNMMSAHGPDRETFDRASAAELRPQKIDDGLAFMFETRWPVTATAQAAHAEHLQRGYDDVWQGLQRHFGPLH comes from the coding sequence ATGAGCGGGGACGCGAGGAAGACGGCCGAGGGGCTGACCTACCTCACCGGATTCGGCAACGAACACAGCTCGGAGGCGCTCCCCGGAGCGCTGCCGCACGGCCGCAACGCGCCCCAGCGCGCCCCTCTCGGGCTGTACGCGGAGCAGCTGAGCGGTACGGCGTTCACGGAGCCGAGGGCGCACAACCGGCGTTCGTGGCTGTACCGGATCCGTCCGTCGGCCGCGCACCCGGCGTTCTCGCGCACGGACAACGGGGCGCTGCGCTCGGCGCCCTTCACGGAGACCGAGCCCGACCCGAACCGGCTGCGCTGGAACCCGCTGCCGGAGCCGCCGCGGGGCACCGACTTCCTCGCGGGCCTGTGGACGCTGGGCGGCAACGGCGACGCGACCCAGCGCACCGGCATGGCCGTGCACCTGTATCACGCCGATTCCTCGATGGACCGCGTCTTCAGTGACGCCGACGGGGAGCTGCTGATCGTGCCGGAGCGCGGCGGGCTGCTGCTGCGGACCGAGTTCGGGCTGCTGCACGTGGAGCCGGGCGGGGTGGCGCTGATTCCCCGTGGGGTCCGCTTCCGGGTGGAGCTGCTGGACGCCGCGTCCGACGGCGGGCAGAGCCCGACGGCCCGCGGCTATGTGTGCGAGAACTACGGGGCGCCCTTCCAGCTGCCCGACCTCGGCCCGATCGGCGCCAACGGACTCGCCAACGCGCGGGACTTCCTCGCCCCCGTCGCCGCGTACGAGGATGTCGAGGGCCCGGTGGAGGTGGTCAACAAGTTCTGCGGCAACCTCTGGACGGCGACGTACGACCACTCGCCGCTGGACGTCGTCGCCTGGCACGGCAACCATGTGCCGTACGTCTACGACCTGCGCCGTTTCAATGTGATCGGCACGATCAGCTACGACCACCCGGACCCGTCGATCTTCACGGTGCTGACCTCGCCGAGCGACACCCCGGGCCTCGCCGGGGTCGACTTCGTGGTGTTCGCGCCGCGCTGGCTGGTGGGCGAGGACACCTTCCGGCCGCCGTACTTCCACCGGAACGTGATGAGCGAGTACATGGGGCTCATCGAGGGGGCGTACGACGCGAAGGCGGAGGGCTTCGTTCCGGGGGGCGGTTCGCTGCACAACATGATGTCGGCGCACGGGCCGGACCGGGAGACCTTCGACCGGGCCAGCGCCGCCGAGCTGCGGCCGCAGAAGATCGACGACGGGCTGGCGTTCATGTTCGAGACCCGGTGGCCGGTGACCGCCACGGCGCAGGCGGCGCACGCGGAGCATCTGCAGCGCGGGTACGACGACGTGTGGCAGGGCCTCCAGCGGCACTTCGGCCCGTTGCACTGA
- a CDS encoding GntR family transcriptional regulator: MTSFAPDSIVLNRKLPLWYQVSQSLRASILGRSPQEPLRLPTEERLAGHYGVSVLTMRQALKELEDEGLITRHRRRGTFIEPSAQRGAPVRLLGSVDTIVAQQSGMTTELLDHGSVPVPAELAEYFPDLAEVGTYHRLRGDEKTGEPTNHARNYVRPELAARIDPQDLVRWPMTKVLRDVVGVRISRITDTVEARLADPETARLLQVPLLSPILHYTGIVHGEDGRALDVARIHYRGDRFSFTVTLDAH; this comes from the coding sequence GTGACCTCCTTCGCCCCGGACTCGATCGTCCTGAACCGCAAACTCCCGCTCTGGTACCAGGTGTCGCAGTCCCTGCGTGCCTCGATACTCGGGCGCTCGCCCCAGGAACCGCTGCGCCTGCCGACCGAGGAGCGGTTGGCGGGCCACTACGGGGTGAGTGTGCTCACCATGCGGCAGGCGCTCAAGGAACTGGAGGACGAGGGACTGATCACCCGCCATCGGCGGCGGGGCACGTTCATCGAGCCGAGCGCGCAACGGGGCGCTCCGGTGCGGCTGCTGGGCTCGGTGGACACGATCGTCGCGCAGCAGTCGGGCATGACGACCGAGCTGCTGGACCACGGGAGCGTGCCGGTGCCGGCCGAACTCGCCGAGTACTTCCCGGACCTGGCCGAGGTGGGGACGTACCACCGGCTGCGCGGCGACGAGAAGACCGGTGAGCCGACGAACCACGCGCGCAACTACGTCCGTCCCGAACTGGCCGCGCGGATCGACCCGCAGGACCTGGTGCGCTGGCCCATGACCAAGGTGCTGCGGGACGTGGTGGGCGTGCGCATCAGCCGGATCACCGACACGGTGGAGGCGCGGCTCGCGGATCCGGAGACGGCCCGGCTGCTCCAGGTGCCGCTGCTCAGCCCGATCCTGCACTACACGGGCATCGTGCACGGCGAGGACGGCCGCGCCCTGGACGTGGCCCGCATCCACTACCGCGGTGACCGCTTCTCCTTCACGGTCACCCTCGACGCCCACTGA
- a CDS encoding type ISP restriction/modification enzyme, with the protein MPGVTHDDAPLLADLMPWSVAPPRLGRGWPTAPDAASLKARWDTLMKAEGQGREALFGPTRSRTTHSAVGQLPGQSSGTVRLERESGPCPEPVRVLHGPFDEQWLIPDHRLIDAARPELWRVADERQVFVMEQTAVPDTSGPVLLVASVLPLGTGRGGRVRPLHRRPGGREPNLAPGLLEHLGTRLGHSPDPVDVLAWAVAVARSDREGCAVPLTADPQAWAHGVGLGRRMLWLMRRDGERPKLPGGRRPYVRAPLPSRPVEVRYDRDEEALLLDEGRISPVPPEAWDFEVGGVRVLEQWFAARTEPAEPPEPGTLEAIRPAGWQQAWTSELLELVTVLTLLAELRPQLAELTIGSPITRTELREAGVLPVPEAAHRPASVLDHHEEGPEGQFALI; encoded by the coding sequence ATGCCGGGCGTGACGCACGACGACGCTCCGCTGCTCGCGGACCTCATGCCGTGGTCCGTCGCACCGCCGAGGCTGGGCCGGGGGTGGCCGACGGCGCCCGACGCGGCGTCCCTGAAGGCGCGCTGGGACACGCTGATGAAGGCCGAGGGGCAGGGCCGTGAGGCCTTGTTCGGCCCGACGCGCTCGCGCACCACGCACTCGGCCGTCGGACAGCTGCCGGGGCAGTCCAGCGGGACGGTCCGGCTGGAGCGCGAGTCGGGGCCCTGTCCGGAGCCGGTCCGGGTCCTGCACGGCCCGTTCGACGAGCAGTGGCTGATCCCGGACCACCGGCTGATCGACGCGGCGCGCCCCGAGTTGTGGCGGGTGGCCGACGAGCGGCAGGTGTTCGTGATGGAGCAGACGGCGGTGCCGGACACGTCGGGGCCGGTGCTGCTGGTCGCGTCCGTGCTGCCGCTGGGCACCGGTCGCGGCGGCCGTGTCCGCCCCCTCCACCGGCGCCCCGGGGGCCGCGAACCGAATCTGGCGCCCGGCCTGTTGGAGCACCTCGGCACCCGCCTCGGCCACTCCCCCGACCCCGTCGACGTACTCGCCTGGGCGGTGGCGGTCGCACGGTCGGACCGTGAGGGATGCGCCGTCCCGCTCACCGCGGACCCGCAGGCGTGGGCGCACGGCGTCGGGTTGGGACGCCGGATGCTGTGGCTGATGCGCCGCGACGGCGAGCGCCCCAAGCTCCCCGGGGGCCGCCGCCCCTATGTCCGCGCTCCCCTCCCGTCGCGCCCCGTCGAGGTGCGCTACGACCGCGACGAGGAGGCCCTCCTCCTCGACGAGGGCCGTATCTCGCCCGTGCCGCCGGAGGCCTGGGACTTCGAGGTGGGCGGAGTGCGCGTCCTGGAGCAGTGGTTCGCGGCCAGGACCGAGCCGGCGGAACCACCCGAGCCGGGCACCCTGGAGGCGATCCGGCCCGCCGGCTGGCAGCAGGCCTGGACGTCCGAGCTGCTGGAACTCGTCACGGTGCTGACACTGCTCGCGGAACTCCGCCCTCAGCTCGCCGAGTTGACGATCGGCTCACCGATCACGCGGACCGAGCTGCGCGAGGCGGGTGTGCTGCCGGTTCCGGAGGCGGCGCACCGGCCCGCGTCCGTCCTCGATCATCACGAAGAGGGACCAGAAGGACAGTTCGCGCTCATCTGA
- a CDS encoding TetR/AcrR family transcriptional regulator: MTGRTAVPEVIWARPERAGRGPRAAHSRADIAAAAVRIADADGLDAVSMRHVATELGCGTMSLYNYVPRKEDLYELMVDAISGEHEPWEPTGDWRADMLRVAHQTRALMHRHPWLPRLMSPVYGFSPNALRYLEHCLVCLDPLDASYGTKMELIAMLNGVVTTYVGNELATAERTRSLPWSAEQEQAMRIAYLGSRIATGAYPRMAAAFAQDAGPIDLEAVFERALGRVLDAFEPKG; the protein is encoded by the coding sequence ATGACAGGGCGCACTGCCGTACCCGAAGTGATCTGGGCCCGCCCCGAACGCGCGGGCCGTGGTCCGCGGGCGGCCCACAGCCGGGCGGACATCGCGGCCGCCGCGGTGCGGATCGCGGACGCGGACGGGCTCGACGCGGTCTCGATGCGGCATGTGGCCACCGAGCTGGGCTGCGGCACGATGTCGCTGTACAACTACGTCCCGCGCAAGGAGGACCTGTACGAGCTGATGGTTGACGCCATCAGTGGTGAGCACGAGCCCTGGGAGCCGACGGGCGACTGGCGCGCCGACATGCTCCGGGTCGCCCATCAGACCCGTGCCCTCATGCACCGCCACCCGTGGCTGCCGCGCCTGATGTCCCCGGTCTACGGCTTCAGCCCCAACGCCCTGCGCTACCTGGAGCACTGTCTCGTCTGCCTCGACCCGCTGGACGCGTCGTACGGCACGAAGATGGAGCTGATCGCGATGCTCAACGGCGTGGTGACGACGTACGTCGGCAACGAACTGGCCACCGCCGAGCGCACCCGCTCCCTGCCCTGGTCCGCGGAGCAGGAGCAGGCGATGCGGATCGCCTACCTCGGCAGCCGGATCGCGACCGGCGCGTATCCGCGGATGGCGGCCGCCTTCGCGCAGGACGCGGGCCCGATCGACCTGGAGGCGGTGTTCGAGCGGGCGCTGGGCCGGGTGCTGGACGCGTTCGAACCGAAGGGTTAG
- a CDS encoding ATP-binding cassette domain-containing protein, with product MTTTYTVLSEGLEKSFGTKGEVVHAVRGLDLAVAAGTVCAVLGPNGAGKTTAVRLLTTLLRPDAGSARVAGHDLVREASAVRGAIGVTGQYASVDGDLTGRENLRLFARLHRMRDAPTRAGELLERFGLAEAADRPASTYSGGMRRRLDLAASLIRRPQVLFLDEPTTGLDPASRNQIWEAVRALRGEGTTVVLTTQYLEEADRLADDIALVDHGRVAHTGSPAELKALIGSYAEVVVAHADAMPGAAAVLDRLTGSEPAFAPERHAVGAVTTDPTLTLPRLVRELDAAGVPVLDASLRPPTLDDVFLRLTGGRTDRKELVT from the coding sequence ATGACAACTACGTACACCGTACTTAGTGAAGGTCTGGAGAAGAGCTTCGGGACCAAGGGGGAGGTCGTCCACGCGGTGCGCGGGCTCGATCTCGCGGTGGCCGCGGGCACCGTCTGCGCGGTGCTCGGACCGAACGGCGCGGGCAAGACCACGGCGGTACGCCTGCTCACCACGCTGCTGCGACCCGACGCGGGGTCCGCGCGGGTCGCCGGGCACGACCTCGTACGGGAGGCGTCCGCGGTACGCGGCGCCATCGGGGTCACCGGGCAGTACGCCTCCGTCGACGGCGACCTGACCGGCCGGGAGAACCTGCGGCTGTTCGCGCGGCTGCACCGGATGCGGGACGCTCCCACGCGCGCCGGTGAACTCCTCGAACGCTTCGGGCTCGCCGAGGCCGCCGACCGGCCCGCGTCCACCTACTCGGGCGGTATGCGGCGCCGCCTCGACCTCGCGGCGAGCCTGATCCGCCGCCCCCAGGTGCTCTTCCTCGACGAACCCACCACCGGGCTCGACCCGGCCAGCCGCAACCAGATCTGGGAAGCCGTGCGCGCCCTGCGGGGCGAGGGCACGACCGTGGTGCTGACCACGCAGTACCTGGAGGAGGCCGACCGGCTCGCCGACGACATCGCGCTCGTGGACCACGGCCGGGTCGCGCACACCGGATCGCCCGCCGAACTCAAGGCGCTCATCGGCTCGTACGCGGAGGTCGTCGTCGCCCACGCCGACGCCATGCCCGGCGCGGCGGCCGTCCTCGACCGGCTCACCGGCTCCGAACCGGCGTTCGCCCCGGAGCGGCACGCGGTCGGGGCGGTGACCACCGATCCGACACTGACCCTGCCCCGGCTCGTCCGTGAACTCGACGCCGCGGGGGTGCCCGTGCTCGACGCGAGCCTGCGTCCGCCGACGCTCGACGACGTCTTCCTGCGCCTCACCGGAGGCCGCACCGACCGCAAGGAGCTTGTGACATGA
- a CDS encoding ABC transporter permease, with protein sequence MSTLAYDGTAMLGRHLRRIRHNPGLLILTQSMPITMLLFFGYVFGSALATPGQEYRAFLLPGLLVATAANGIMTGMFQAAQDSHRGVMDRFRTLPMSRAAVPLGQALADLVVTAVGTVPLMLVGLAVGWRIEGSALRAVAGVGLLLLFRFATTWIGIVLGLASRSEEAAGQLGGATFILPLLSNAYIPTDNLPGWLRTVAEWNPISAVTTALRDLFGNAPVPDEGAWPVTHPVAGALTWCTVMLAVFVPLAVRRYATGER encoded by the coding sequence ATGAGCACGTTGGCTTACGACGGGACCGCGATGCTGGGGCGGCACCTGAGGCGGATCCGGCACAATCCCGGGCTGCTGATCCTCACCCAGTCCATGCCGATCACGATGCTGCTGTTCTTCGGCTATGTCTTCGGCAGCGCCCTCGCGACACCCGGACAGGAGTACCGCGCCTTCCTGCTGCCGGGACTGCTGGTGGCGACCGCCGCGAACGGGATCATGACCGGCATGTTCCAGGCCGCCCAGGACTCGCACCGGGGCGTGATGGACCGCTTCCGTACCCTGCCGATGAGCCGGGCCGCCGTGCCGCTCGGACAGGCGCTCGCGGACCTCGTGGTCACCGCCGTGGGCACGGTGCCGCTGATGCTGGTCGGGCTGGCCGTGGGCTGGCGGATCGAGGGGTCGGCGCTGCGGGCGGTGGCCGGCGTCGGACTCCTGCTGCTCTTCCGGTTCGCGACGACATGGATCGGCATCGTGCTGGGGCTCGCCTCACGGAGCGAGGAGGCGGCCGGGCAACTGGGCGGCGCGACGTTCATCCTGCCGCTGCTGTCGAACGCGTACATCCCCACCGACAACCTGCCCGGCTGGCTGCGCACTGTGGCCGAGTGGAATCCGATCAGCGCGGTGACCACGGCACTGCGGGACCTCTTCGGGAACGCACCGGTGCCGGACGAGGGGGCCTGGCCGGTGACACATCCGGTGGCCGGGGCGCTGACCTGGTGCACCGTCATGCTCGCGGTGTTCGTGCCGCTCGCCGTGCGCCGGTACGCGACCGGGGAGCGATGA
- a CDS encoding anti-sigma factor, whose amino-acid sequence MSVLDRLLRRDLHSLAAPYALDALEPDERRRFERHLQGCPRCAAEVRELGEDAVRLAWSTTAPAPAALRERVLTAVRTTPQEAPDPSHPAHPSQALPNGVPRGRAAHGPARDRTPRFRSLLAPLSTATAAAALVVASLFAVQATQTQDKLDQERAQAREIAHVLAAPDARATSDRDAQGRGIGVVASASERRAVVTLSGLATPSGGRVHQLWLMRPNVQPRSLGLFEGDTPLIADGLSTNATSLAVTVEPQGGSTQPTTSPVAQLALKSVGFGE is encoded by the coding sequence ATGAGCGTCCTCGACCGTCTGCTGCGCCGCGATCTGCACTCGCTCGCCGCCCCCTACGCCCTCGACGCGCTGGAACCCGACGAACGCCGCCGCTTCGAGCGTCATCTGCAGGGTTGCCCCCGGTGCGCGGCCGAGGTGCGGGAGCTGGGCGAGGACGCGGTGCGGCTCGCCTGGTCCACCACGGCACCCGCCCCGGCCGCCCTGCGCGAACGGGTCCTGACCGCCGTACGCACGACTCCTCAAGAGGCGCCGGACCCGTCGCACCCCGCCCACCCGTCGCAGGCGTTGCCGAACGGAGTGCCCCGTGGGCGCGCGGCGCACGGGCCCGCGCGCGACCGGACCCCGCGCTTCCGGTCGCTGCTCGCCCCGCTCTCCACCGCCACCGCCGCCGCGGCGCTCGTCGTGGCGTCCCTCTTCGCCGTGCAGGCGACACAGACCCAGGACAAGCTGGACCAGGAGCGGGCCCAGGCGCGTGAGATCGCCCACGTTCTGGCGGCCCCCGACGCCCGGGCGACGAGCGACCGGGACGCACAGGGCCGCGGAATCGGAGTGGTCGCCTCCGCATCGGAGCGGCGCGCCGTCGTGACCTTGAGCGGACTTGCCACTCCATCAGGGGGGCGCGTGCACCAGTTGTGGCTCATGCGCCCCAACGTGCAACCGCGCTCCCTCGGGCTCTTCGAGGGCGACACGCCCTTGATAGCCGACGGACTGAGCACCAATGCCACGTCACTCGCTGTCACCGTCGAGCCGCAGGGGGGCTCTACACAGCCCACCACCTCGCCAGTTGCGCAACTCGCCCTGAAATCGGTCGGATTCGGAGAGTAA
- a CDS encoding sigma-70 family RNA polymerase sigma factor encodes MEADELLVLVARGDQTAFEELYGQVSGPVFGLVRRVVRDVAQSEEVAQEVLLELWRSAARFDPGRGSALSWILTLAHRRAVDRVRSARAATEREQREGQRAHHPAFDQVAEEVEAGLEREWVRRCLERLTTLQRQSVTLAYYDGYTYREVAERLSLPLGTVKTRMRDGLTRLRHCLGGVA; translated from the coding sequence GTGGAGGCGGACGAACTTCTGGTGCTCGTGGCCAGAGGCGACCAGACGGCATTCGAGGAGCTGTACGGGCAGGTGTCCGGACCCGTGTTCGGACTCGTACGCCGTGTGGTGCGGGACGTGGCCCAGTCGGAGGAGGTGGCCCAGGAGGTGTTGCTCGAACTCTGGCGCTCCGCCGCGCGGTTCGACCCCGGCCGGGGCAGTGCCCTGTCCTGGATCCTCACCCTCGCGCACCGCCGGGCCGTCGACCGGGTTCGCAGCGCCCGCGCGGCCACCGAACGCGAGCAGCGTGAGGGGCAGCGCGCCCATCATCCCGCCTTCGACCAGGTCGCCGAGGAGGTGGAGGCCGGGCTCGAACGCGAGTGGGTGCGCCGCTGCCTGGAGCGGCTGACCACTCTGCAACGGCAGTCCGTCACCCTCGCCTACTACGACGGCTACACCTATCGCGAAGTCGCCGAACGCCTCTCCCTGCCGCTCGGCACGGTCAAGACACGTATGCGCGACGGACTGACACGCTTGCGCCACTGCCTGGGAGGTGTGGCATGA
- a CDS encoding DUF4331 domain-containing protein, which yields MTPISRSGLGRRSLATLVCGALAAGGLVAAGVAALDPGAASASSHREAPLISGTPQYDNTDLYAFVSPDKPDTTTVIANFIPFEEPAGGPNFYTFADDAQYDIHIDNDGDAQSELVYRYTFKTHRKNGDTFLYNTGPVNSLDDPDLNITQTYDIDLLRLHKQKVISKTKVADDIPVAPSNVGKASMPDYTKLRNQAVYKLAGDSTTFAGQADDPFFADLRVFDLLYGGNLSEVGRDTLKGYNVNTLALQVPNYMIQESSHQPIVGIWSTVQRKDARGYYTQVSRLGSPLVNEVVNPQKDKDKFNASSPWEDAQFLKNVTNPELPKLIEAIYKIKAPAEPRNDLVDVFLKGVKGLNQPPKVTPAEELRLNTSIKPSMHPKRLGVLDGDKAGFPNGRRLADDVIDASLRVVEGELLGQKTGLSDSVDKNDKSFEKSFPYVAEPTSGSRGALAKGAGSDVKNQLGDALQTGSGSTNVMLIAGSAAAGVAGVLLIGAGVMWWRRRMYNRAY from the coding sequence ATGACACCTATCTCCAGGAGTGGCTTGGGACGCAGGAGTCTCGCGACCCTCGTCTGCGGTGCGCTGGCTGCCGGGGGGCTCGTAGCCGCCGGCGTAGCTGCGCTGGACCCCGGGGCGGCCTCCGCCTCCAGTCACCGGGAGGCCCCGCTCATCTCGGGCACTCCCCAGTACGACAACACCGACCTGTACGCGTTCGTCAGCCCGGACAAGCCGGACACGACGACCGTCATCGCGAACTTCATACCCTTCGAGGAGCCGGCCGGCGGGCCGAACTTCTACACGTTCGCCGACGACGCGCAGTACGACATCCACATCGACAACGACGGTGACGCGCAGAGCGAGCTGGTGTACCGGTACACCTTCAAGACGCACCGCAAGAACGGCGACACGTTCCTCTACAACACGGGTCCGGTCAACAGCCTGGACGACCCGGACCTGAACATCACGCAGACCTACGACATCGATCTGCTGCGGCTGCACAAGCAGAAGGTGATCTCCAAGACGAAGGTCGCGGACGACATCCCGGTCGCGCCGTCGAACGTCGGCAAGGCGTCGATGCCCGACTACACGAAGCTGCGCAACCAGGCCGTGTACAAGCTCGCGGGTGACTCGACGACCTTCGCCGGCCAGGCGGACGACCCCTTCTTCGCCGATCTGCGGGTCTTCGACCTGCTGTACGGCGGCAACCTGTCCGAGGTCGGGCGGGACACGCTCAAGGGCTACAACGTCAACACGCTGGCCCTGCAGGTGCCCAACTACATGATCCAGGAGTCGTCGCACCAGCCGATCGTCGGCATCTGGTCCACCGTCCAGCGCAAGGACGCCCGCGGCTACTACACCCAGGTCTCGCGCCTGGGCAGCCCGCTGGTCAACGAGGTCGTCAACCCGCAGAAGGACAAGGACAAGTTCAACGCGTCCTCGCCCTGGGAGGACGCGCAGTTCCTGAAGAACGTCACCAACCCGGAGCTGCCCAAGCTCATCGAGGCGATCTACAAGATCAAGGCGCCCGCCGAGCCGCGCAACGACCTGGTCGACGTGTTCCTGAAGGGTGTGAAGGGTCTCAACCAGCCGCCCAAGGTGACTCCGGCGGAGGAGCTGCGGCTCAACACCTCGATCAAGCCGAGCATGCATCCCAAGCGGCTCGGTGTGCTCGACGGCGACAAGGCGGGCTTCCCGAACGGACGTCGGCTCGCCGACGACGTGATCGATGCCTCGCTGCGGGTCGTCGAGGGTGAACTCCTGGGCCAGAAGACCGGTCTGTCGGACTCGGTCGACAAGAACGACAAGAGCTTCGAGAAGTCGTTCCCGTACGTGGCCGAGCCCACCTCGGGTTCGCGTGGAGCGCTGGCGAAGGGCGCCGGAAGCGACGTCAAGAACCAGCTGGGTGACGCCCTGCAGACGGGCTCCGGCAGCACCAACGTCATGCTGATCGCGGGGTCCGCGGCGGCGGGCGTGGCCGGGGTCCTGCTGATCGGCGCCGGCGTCATGTGGTGGCGCCGCCGCATGTACAACCGGGCCTACTGA